Part of the Chanos chanos chromosome 5, fChaCha1.1, whole genome shotgun sequence genome, tacaaCTTCACTTATGAAATGACCTTTCATGGACATTCAAAGTTCTTTTGACAGTACTGGAAAATATTTCATGTAAAGAAGAACCCCTGGGacggaaaaaagaagaaataccTTACAATTCAATATTTAACTTTATATTAGGAAAAGACCGTTACTGAATAAATGATCACGTGACACAAACAGTATCAATATCAACATCACAGTAAAATACATTGTGATAATGTTACAATCACTGCTTAAGAGAACATACCATTAGGTCGAAGACAACAAAACAGGTCCTTTTATTCAGCACAACAGAAATGTTTAGAGTGATTTACATTTTAgcataaattatttaaaaacatgtatAAACAGGTCAATGTAACTGTAAAAAATAACCCCATACACACATGACAATATGTTGTCTTTCCACAACAGGTGGCAAAAAGTTTATGTTTGATAAAATTATACATAATAGAttgtgataaaaagaaaaagaactgaatgTTATATAGTCAATTCAAACTGTATTATGACATGCAAAGGGAAGTCAGTTTAAAGGCAAAATATCTATTTACCACTTTTTTGTGTACTCATGTAAGAAAAACATCTTAAACTGTAATGAGTGACAGTTTCATCCTGTCGAATATCTATTTATGGTTCCTGTACATTTGCACCATCCAAGACCTAATGTTAAAATTAAAAGGCTAAATAGTGTTGGatcacaattaaaaacaaaatgcaataaaatcCAGAGAATTAAGAGAGTCATCAgcatatttcagtttttgttgaGTGTAAGAGCGCTGCTGTAAGCGCTGTGAGAATTCTGGCTGAACATCTGAGGTAAAAGTTGTGTTCTGCTAGTGggtccaaaggaaaaaaaaaatgcacacccACCGTGGACtatatatatttctcttcaGACGTGAACCATGTAAGGTACCAGTACAATATgacaatatcattttaaaaacaactgaCATGAACGGTGAAAATGTATTGTCTCATTATTAATGAACATACAAAATTCTGGGGAAATTGTGAATTTAAAACATCTACAGACAATAATTCTAGAATGAAAATCTAAAAAGTTTCCTGGGCTTAACAGGCAGCTTGAGTCAATGTTGGTTGCGCCTGCTCTTCTCTGTCCATGCTGGGGTCCTTGGGAAAGGAGGTGACCTCCACCATACCTGCTCCTGTGTGCGGTACACTGGTGTTCATGATGTGCCTCTGTAAATGCTTTATCCAGTCCTCCTGGACCGAAAGAGGACCCTGGAAGACTAGATCACAAAACCTGCACAAACAGGCATGATACATTGAGTATACTACTCGCAATACAAATCCTTCATACAAGGCTCTTCgatgaataaaaacaaatatctatCCAATTAACAGGTCAAGTACTTATTCCACAGCTTAAAAATACCTAATGCACCGTGGTGCCatggactctttttttttttaaatttgcacTATAATTTAGCTAAGCTCAATAAACATATTAATAAATACATCATTTTATTTCTGGATGGAATTCTGAGTTCAGGTTGGTTCTCAGATTAAGCATTAAGATTAATGAGATAAGTCTGAAGGTACTAAATATATGACTGAGTATTAAGATGTATAAGTTTTCATTACAACACAATTGCAGTCTGCAACGTCAATCATACAAACCTTGGAGATGAGTAAAAAAAGCAGTTTCACACAGCATTCATACTCAAGTGATGACTGTTGAAGCCCAGGGTTAAGATTGCCAAGCGTAATGTAGTTAGCAAGATAGAAGGTGACTTAAAGCATGGACTGGAGTACAGAAAATTCACAATACCTTTAAAGGTAACAAgggttttggtgtgtgttgtcattttgATTGGGTAGAAGTTAACTAAACTTGTTATGGGGGACAATCTGAGAAGTGTTTAAGTACTTCCGAAGCTAATAAAGATTTCCACAACTCTTACCCAAAGGTTTATAGGAGGCATATCTGTTTCAGGGCTTGGTCAATTCCTCTATAAATAACCCGGAATGTTAGAACCACGAGCCTTCAATCTGAATAAAAATTTTCCTCAAACCGGTCTGCTTTCAATCTAGATGATTCATTGGCTGTAAAAGATCCATGGTGTCCTCTAGTTCATGATGGTGGCAATGCAAATTATTACAAAAATCAGACCCTCTGCAGTCATACCAGCACACACATCATACCTGCAAGTAAGTCTATATATTTCCTCAGGCATGTGCAGTGATGGATGAGTTTTCTTCTTTGACCCAGACCTTgacctctgtttcctctgtttacAGTCATACGCTAAAACAATGATAAGAATGATAAGATCACACTGAACTTAAGGAATACAAAAATTCTTTAGGCAAAATTTGATAGGTTTTGGGTCAGACAGAACTGAAACTAAAACATTCTTGAAACTCCTTAAATTGACCCATGAAGAACATCAAAATCATTCTTTGCCAAATGGTTTGGTTCAAACTTCATGGTTAAGTGCGTGTTCAGCTGTTGAGTCAGCAAAAGATAAAGATACACTTACTTGTTCCCTCTAGAAGGGCATTTCTCTTTCGACGTGCGTAAGCTCGTAAATGATTGGAGAGGCTTACACCACTGTGGAAAGTGGCATTACAGTGAACACATACCTTTCTATTTAGGTCACTTTTATCTgtaacaataaaaaagacaatgatTGGTGTgatgaaatatgtaaaaaaaaaaaaaatcatcaaatcaAAAGTGAAGCACtatcataaatatataaacgGCACCTGAAATTGAGTTTGGCAGTGCTTTGTGAATCTGTATTCCCATCCCACGCTCTTTGGTAGGAGATATATGAATAGCCTTTCTTGCCGTTTGAGATGGACTTTTCACCTTGGTCTCTTCGtgagttttcctctttttcagaaTCCCAATTAGATCACTTGATGGAGATCCTTTGACCCCATCTTTAGTCTctactctcttcttttcccttctctcttctcctgattGGGATGACACTGGTCCCTGCTGTTTGCCTCCTCGTCGGAAGCTTTGGACTTTGGCAGTGGACGAGTAGAACAGACCATTTGAACTTATTAAACCAACGTGTTTTACAGAACGGGACTCTCGACTCTTCTTTTGGAGAGCTTGCACTCTTGCTTGGAACTGTTTCTTGTCACGCATCAACTCCTTCAGAACCAACACTGGAGATTTGGCAGCAGTTGtagaaaatgctttttttaatcGCTTCAGATGGCCCCGTACATGATTGGACAGGCCAGTCCTTGTGTCAAACCACTCTCTGCATAATGGGCAGGTAAGTTCATCCTGTGCCTCTGTCAGCTGAAGAGCGGTTTCTGTGGTGTTCAGAATATTGACAGCAAAACAACTGTTATAGctttataatgaaaataaaatttgggTTGCTGCAGCAGTGCTGAAACCTCTCTTTATCTTGGAAAAGTGCTATCTCCAATATGTACAATTCTGATGGATTTTTCCCAAAGCTAAGAGAGAAACAGCTTTATGCCCAAATATGGCTTGTAGAAATCATCCTAAGAATTTGCATTCTTTTAActgaatgagtaaaaaaaaccccttcacaTCAGCGTAGCTATTGGTTgataaaatctgtttaaaaacaatttgCACTTTGTCTATACATGAACAAACAATAACTGCACTCTTTTTCCCATCACGCAATATGATCTGATTAAGAAGTAAAGCAACTATTACTCGCTGCTTTATACAATGGGCATTTAATTGTGAAATTTACTTGGCAGCGTCGAAATTTGAGATTAATCAGCTGTTTGTAAGATGTTGTTTGAATACAGGAACACATGACCTGACCTGTAAGTGACAAATACGCAAAACACATAAAGCAAGTACCTGTTTTTATGTGACGTACTGCACCCATCCTTCGGCGGATACGAGGCATCTTGTCTTGTGAGGCCACTTGTGCAGCTGAGACGACATGGCGAGCATTGTAACTTAAGCCAACCCTGTGTAAATGTCCTCTAACATGATTGGAAAGGCCAACTCCAGATTCAAAGACAGCTGGGCAGTAGGGGCACGATTTGCGTTCTGCCTCAAATTCAGAGAATGATTCACGTTTCATTGTTGGCGTGGATGACGAGGTGTCATCAAATATTTCTGCTTCAATGCATTCTTCTTTGACAGCTAGCTTCCGAGGTGGACTAATGTCTTGTTTCCACAGGCTGCCAGACGAACACTGACCACTCGTTGTGGATGACCTTTGTTTCTTTACAAAATGGTTACCAACATAATGATCATCTTTGATTTGACAGCTATTGGTGATATTGAAATCATTATCATAAGCATAGTCCTTCTTAAaagaatcatcatcatcactgattTTTTGGTTTTCCGTTGTTTCCTGTTTCTTAAAATTGGGCCTACATTTTGGAAAATCAGATAGAATGTCTTGACCTTGCATGTTATGGTATGGGgttgacattttcctttttgaaGGGGACTTCTTCATAATTGGTTTCTCCAAAGTCACTGGTTTAATGCAAAACCCTGAATTACCTCCTCCAGTTTCAGAATTACAAGAATGTTCAGACATTTCAACGTGGGCTCCTAATGTGGACTTAAGACAACTAGAGGGGGAGGTTGTTCTTTTATTCTCCAACTGTGTGCTTTCTAAATTAAGATGTTCATTACGACATTCTCCAGTTAAACGTAAGCCTGTTGTGGAACTGGTTTTCCTAGACCTCTGATTTGAACTGCACTCTAAGCTCCTGTGTTCAACATGTCTTTGTCTGGACAGGAGTATGTTAATTGATGTGTCAAGTCTCGACTTtaacattttcctctctttttgtttaaCGTGTTCCTTTCCGAGCAGACTTGATATTTCCTCAGGCCAAGATGAAAACTCTGTATTCCTAGATGTTTCCTGCTTTCCAGGTAAACTGTGTGACCTCTCTGGTGATTCTGAAGCTTCTGCGAGAGATTTGCTGACAGGGGACAAATGCAAAAGCGACGGAAAGTTGTCACTTTCTTGACAAACTGAAGTTCCATAAACTTCCTCTGAGTTACGGCGATGCATAACCTTAACATGGTTTCTTAGGGCAGTTTTATTGGTTGTCCTGAAAGAACACAACTTACAAGAAAAAGAGGTAGGACTTGACGGCACAGTATGCTTGTCTGATACCTTGATTTTCAATTCCTGTACTCCATCTTGTTTACTGATCAGTAATGGAACTTTACTGACTCTGTGCTCACTTAACATGTGGCTGGAGAGCTCACAGTCTGTCACAGCCATGAAACTACACTTCTGGCAGCCATAGTACCGTTTGTCTTTCTCATGGGTCTTTGCATGTTGGACAAAAGTATTAGGGCAATTAGTTCCGAAAGTGCACTGCGGGCACTGTAATCTTGCTTCTCTGCCTTCATCTTTAAGTTCATTCAGACCCTTGATCCTCTCCATGAGTTTCTGCCGTCTTTCCTGGTGAATGGCCATGTGCCGTTGGAGGGATTTGCGATTACGAAGAGACCGTCCACACTCTTTGCATATGAATGGTCTAGGTGCATTTATTTGACTGGGTGGATCTGAATGATACTTCATATGCCTATGTAAATggcttttctctttgaaatttATGTTGCACTTGGTACATGGATAAAATGAAGGTTCCTCCTCAGATCCAGAGTCAGTTGATGGATGGTCCTTCAGCGATCCAAGTTTTCGATTTCTGCTACCAGTTTTCTTCCctgttggttttaaaatgagttCGTTCAAAGAATCGGTTGTTCCATTTGAATACTGTGAATGTTTAGCTCCTGGCAATTGTAATTTGGACTGTTTTCTCTGGGACTGTTCCTTATCTACCATATAAGGGTCTGGCTTGCTACCTTCACCCAATATCTGATTTTGATACTTAAGGCCCAAATCTGTGTCAAGATCCTCTGTTGGATCAACCACCATCATATTTAGTTTACGTTTCTTCTTCCTTTGGTTGGGGAGTGGAGAAACAGCAGCAATTTTCTCAACCATTTCAGGATCCTCATGGTCATCCCACAGGAACTTCATGAACTCTCTCTGGGCATCCCAGCTAAAATCATTACCATTATCATAATTATCTGATGAGCTTTCAGGGGAATCCATGTCAAAGCCCCATATGCCTCTATCTTCAACATTTTCAGCAGTCAACATTTGTCTGATGGTCATTTCCCCATCCTTCTTGAGTGGGTCGGAATCAAACTGATTGCTGGTTGTGACAGTAGAGTTCTGTGCATGTAAAGTTTTAGGTATAAACCCTGGGACGTTTTTGGAGATATCCAAAAAGATCTCATCTGAGATCTGGGGTGAGGTGGATCCATTGACATGAGCAGCTTTGGCAGGTCCATCGGTCTTGATGGGGTCAAGAAAACTGACATGTGAAAAGAGATCTGCTTGGTCACTGTttagtgtttttatattttcacGAGGACATTGCAGTGACGATCCTGAGGAAGTCCTCTTAAATAAGAAACTATGGCTGTCCAAGGTATCCTGTGTAATGACTTCATGTTCTTCTTCCTTGGCACTCAAATCAGACATTCCTCAGGTCGTTTCCTGGGAAaggtaaaacaaataaaacaaatgatacCATTGGGATTATCAAAGGCAGGTCTCAAGATTTTTTCATCCCAGACATCCCAGAGCTATCTTAAAACATTGTGTCAGCCTTCCAAAAGTGAAAAAACTGATAGTCCCAAAAAAGAAATAGCTTTTGTTTACATCACCGTTACATTTACTTCTCGGCTGAAATATTTGTGCTGCGTTAATGCCATcagctgtttttaaaaactgtattatcttaacaaaatatatttaaatctgTAGTTATGGATATTTTTTGTACTATGTATTGTTGAGAGCAATACAATTACACAAACAGCAAAAGTATATTCTGGTTTTATCCCCCAGCACAGgttcagtgttctttttttcctctttaatgcTGATGCAATGACAGTACACGTCCAATACACAGGCCTAACACCAAACCCAAAATCAATTTAGCTTGCGCTCAGCATCCTAGGGTGAACATCATCACTATTTTAACGAGGCCTATATCTTTTAATCCATTTGCAGGTTAACTACATGGAAAGCAAAGAAACCATAGTCCAAGAAGGGTATGAACTCCATCTAATGTTTCCATGTCTGTAAACAGTCAACTCATCAGATTCATCAGATTCCCTGTTCgcaaaaataaactttatttcCTGCTTTTCAGCACGCCTTGTCAAATTCAATTTAGCTAGCCCCTATAATATTTTAATTGAGCTACTTATACAAACATTAACTTTATTACAGGACTGCTAATCATGCACTCCGTAACACCTGGCAGACTCCATTTCTGCACTGCTAACTTCAGAGAGTCTGACATCATTTAAAACCAGGCAAACAGAACTCCACCAACCGCTATTTACAAACAGGCATCTTTCTCTGCAGCGAGCTACATCTTTCAATAAAAAAATGGTGGCCAAACCTTAGTTTGTCACTGTTACTACTGGACATCCATTTACCAGTTATCTTGTTGTCTGCTTTACAGATATTAAGCACTGAGTTAAAATATACAGTATTATTAGAGCTGTGAGAATTCCAAATGTTGCTGTACAAATAATTGTCTCAAAAGGAATTGTGATGAAAAATATAATAGTCTGTTtcattcaaattttaaaaatacttatttatttttcaaacaaattaaagttttgaatgaatcccaGGATAAATCTTTTggttatttcactgttatgtgGCCAAGATAATGTGATAACACAAGTACACTGCCTATGACGTAAACCATGCCTCTTTATTATCATAAAGCATTGTAATTTTTTGCTTAAATGAACATACGTTTTGAGACAAGCTCCATCTTGTGTcattctgcccctctctctaccAAACGTAGGCTACTGTCCGTTTGCCGAATCCAGTGTCGAACTGATGCAGAGCTGACAGCAGGCTGACAGTCCAATCCCTCCCCAAATGACCAACTGCCCAATCGTAGACTCCCCACATTTTGACAGGACCAACGGGACAGTGTCaagcgatttttttttaccaatactaaatgaaaactccagtgaaaaccaCACATGTATCAGTTTAATGTTATGGGTACTTCTCAAAGGTACAACACGCCTCTCACGAAAAAGCCAAATTCCGTTTTGATTTTTAACGTTCAAAAGCTGACTTGACTTCACAACTGTAAATCAATGCAGGCGGGTTGTCATCTGATAGGATAGCTACTGTTCTGTCACGCCACAGGGTGCACGTGGGCATTGGAAACGTGTTTGATGGACGCAAACAAAAGTGTGACCATGCTTTGATCCAtcccattaaaaaaatgctttaaccaCGGTCCAACAAAACTACCGCGATCACATCAAAaattctcagaattttttttccctcaatgtgtCCCCAATACTCCGTCGTAGCATTTTGTTGTATTGTTATCTTTTTTTAGGGAAGCTAAGCCAAACTTTGAGCGCTTTCTGCAGTCAGCCAATGTCCTGGAAGTAAACAGAAGGGTCTCTTCTCACAAGCCTTTTTGACGTACAGTGTAACAAATGACGTGATGTTAGGTCAGCGTAGCAGGCCCTCGCAGATAACCGAAACTTTTATGGACTGTAAAATGCTCACTGCAGTTCACTCGGGAGCGCGACTGAAGTATGCAAAAGTTAGGAACCGAAACGCAGAACCAAAACGCACGTGTCTTATCGAATCTACGGTTCTTGGAAACTTGAAACCGGTTCCAACTTGAAACCAGTTCTTGATATCCAACCCTGGTTTAGAGTTTTCTTCTACctctacgttcatgtaacatgtaaacaacaacccgtgttgatgtagacacaaatggttgcccatacatcttttaataatatacatgttttcatgctacatgaaGCCTTTAGCGTCCGGCATCTTGGTctgactttttttgttctcccaCCACTCTAGAGAATGTCACGTGACGAACACATCATACGCTGAACTGATCTcgcgtggttctcatttgcattgCCACTGACGTTGGTGGTCCCAACTTTTGAACTAGCACTTTTGGGGAGCCATGCCAGTGCCACCTTTTCGGCACCAGCACcaatattttttcagtggaaatacGTGGCCCCGGTTCTAGATTAGGCACCGGCATGgcatcagtggaaaaggggtatggGAAGGCAAAGACAGAATAAAATTCATAAAATGATTCTTTTTGACCAATGCAATCTTGAACAAggctgagaaaaataaatgcacCTTTGTTCACTGTTAATCTATCTTGTTCAAAAATAACATACAAGGTAACActtcaaaacatttacattgaTTGAACCTTCAATTAATGGTCTGATTTTATAGTAGTAAAGTTATAGTAgcaaaaagacattaaaaaacaaatgtgtaaacAATGTACATCTCAATTTTAAGTGATAGGCCAATTTTGTCCACTCTGTCTGAATCCTGCAGGCTAATGCTGTAATAAAAAACACTAGGCAGTCAGACAATTAGTGTTATAAATCTGAAGTCTGCTTCCTTTGCGTCCGGCAGGTCTAACATAAGTTGTTTTTCTCCTTACAACACTCAGATACTTACATGTCTACGATGATGTTCAAGATCTTCTTAAGATGCTTTTGGACGACatctcaaaaacaaaccatgCTTTAGAATTTCATAATTGTCTTAGATGCTTTGGGAAATCCTTGGTTTCTATGCATTTGAACTGATCTGCCATGAATGTACGAAGCCAAGACCAGGTTTGATCAGATCTTTGGCATCTTCGCTTCATTAACTCTGACTACTTCCAGCCAATCATAGGATCTTGAAACTGAGCTATTGAAGACAATGGATTCACAAATGTTACTATTCTAGCTCAGATTTTCCATAACCTGCAACACTGCTTTAACAAATTCACCATTCTTTTGTGCCATTTTTGATAGTCCTCAAGACCATAAAGAGTAGTAACACCATGCATTCTTCATCGTTTTCTTGTCCATTTCTGACTGTCCTAGAAAAGGGCTATTCAATTACATAATCACAGGGGCCAGATCTCAGAAACCAGGCTCCTGTTCATGGGTCAGAATTTTAGCAAGATATATGCAGTGGTGTAAAGCAGAGTGATATACATGGTAAAACAATCCAATGCTGTTATACGGTAAATATCAGCACTCACGGAATGCCTCTTGTCCAATCCAATTCCTTGACTGGAAGTAACTGTCTGAATTTGACTGTAATTGCCTCTGGGCTACCAGAGGTCACtcctgggccagatatggctCATGGGTGACCAGTTGAATAGGCCTTGAGACTCAATACTCTCTTCACCATTCTACTGTGCTAGTTTTGATTGTCCAAAAGAATTGTTGCAGGTTTTATGAACCCTGCCATAGactcaaacatttaaaaagatctGGGGAGACTTTTTTCCAAAGCCAAATCAAAATGCCAGTTTTGACTGATTTAACTTCAATGCTAAATAATGGTAGCGAGATAGTTATAAGAAGCTAACAATGCTACATGTCTCTAATGTGTCGAGTTTAAAGTAGGTCACACAAATGTGACGGCACTACCAGATTGTTATGACACTGGATGATATTTTTTGATGGGCAATTTTTTCTGTCAGGTCTATGactagagatagagagatgttTTCTAGGAGGAACAGGGAGATGGATATGAGACTAACTTTTGATTGCTTATGGTGTTTCATACTATTTAAGTGAATTTTATGATATTTGGGTCAGCTACATATTCACATTTCACAAGCTTCCAACAGCTGGCAAGCTATGTTTTGGAAATCCCTGAACCCATATTATACTATCTATATCCCCAGGGGATCTCTGGCTGACATTATCTTAGTATTGGTTTCATGACGAATACTAAAATAAGATTGTAGTTTTGCTACTCTCTTGATCACTGGCACTGAAAAGTCTTTCACCATAATATCCTAACTACAGTCTGTAAGGCACTACGCCTTAAATGTACTAAAACTGACAGAACAAAATACTGATATAAACAAAGGTGTCTTCAAAAGATCTTCAAGTAACTTAACTACATGAAGAGGTGAAcacttctgttcttttctttaatatttcattccATCAAATCTTGAATGTCTAACCATGCTCTAAAAGATGATAAATATATTGTAGAAGATTATGTCACCTTTGGTTTTGGCTCTTTACAGATTACAAGAAAGCTTGGTCAAAGTTGTTGATCACCCAGCAATTTTTCTGGAGAGCCCGGGGTGATTTTTGAATTGTCAGCTCACGCATTTAAAAACTAAAGAAACATGTAAAGGATTATTAACTGACTGAATCTCACAGACACTCTTAACTATCTGGTTCAATAAGGGTGGTATGAATGAGACTCTGATGTCATCTATACGCATCCCTTTGTTCCTTCTTTGTGAGAATCATGAGGACTACCCTGGTACTTTGACAAATATGATTGAGCATAGATTAGTCCTAAATAACCATGAAATTTTGAAATCCATATAATAAAATGAcctctgattctttttttgtagATGCCTGAAGTCACCGATAAAAGTTAGTTTGCAAGTCAGCATGTTAGTAGCAAAATAGGACTGCTAGCATCTTGCTTTTCTAGCTCAAGCGGTGAtaggtggttgttgttgttcccaTAAGTCTTCAAACTTGTACGCGTAAACACGGGTAGTAAAATGTGGCCTATTCATTTACCAATATCTGTCAAAATTCCAAAATAGATGCATGGAAAAATCTATTTTCCAGAACCTGATAAGCAGCTGATTTCAATGTAAAAAATGCTTGATTATTTAATCACACTGGCAAGTGTTTAGCTTATCGTAACTCTGCTATAGGTTATTATTGCCAAAAGCTGCGTTCATAAGTAAATATATTAAAACTCAGAAAAATCGCATAGTATGTTACATAGTTAATATAGTTTGGCAATACAAGTAAGCTAGGTTACTACATAATAGGCTACAGTATCAGAAAAAGCCAAATATAAAAATGCAAGCTGACCTATTGCCCTAAGTGTAGTAATGGGTGGAATTGTGGggcatgaaaatgaaacagtaaatgTGACTTGTGGTATTTTTTCATGAGGTCtgcttgattaaaaaaaaaatgggatgAGCAAATTTTTCAAATGCCTGCAAGAGACACTTTGCCTAGGCAAAGCATTTGGGAGTACCATGTCCTGTGTGCTACCAAGTAAAGGTAAGGTGGCATTTGCACggcaaacactgaaaaattgtGGCACAGTTTtacatcagtcagtgtgaggttCATTGTCAAATTATGTGACATCAAAGATCACCAACACCACATAAGTCTGAGACTTAGtttcaaaaactgaaatttGATGCATCTCATTTTCAAATACATCCCAGCATAAGAGAAAATTAGGAATTGAGTTGAGCTTTTGTGAATTCAATGcacttttgcttttcatttgtcCCCTTCTGGCAGCTTTTATGTAATTCATGAATAATCTGCTCTTAAGTATCAAAATCAGCCAGTGCATGAAACTTGCAAATAAGGGTTGATACAGCTCTTCACCTTTTAAAGCACTGTCCATGTAGAATAaccactgagacactgagatgaTTGTGTTGTTGCAGGTACCAATGTAGTTCAAAAAGtatagtaaaataaaatatggtcAATTTACAGTTAACTTATCGAACCAGtgatcatgaaaaaaaatatgtttagaGTCAAACTGGGGAGTGAGTGTCAAAAAAAGCCGGACTTGTAATCAATTTCGCTACATTTACAGATATCTCAACTGAATTCTTGCCTCACGTGAAATTCAGATCAACTTCTTATGTGGATTGTAACAGCCAGCTGTTTGAGCAAACATacatcctttaaaaaacatttcaccGTTCTCTTTTGCTTTAAAATTGTTATCGATTGGCCTCCGACGCCATGCAACTATGGATTTAG contains:
- the znf644a gene encoding zinc finger protein 644a, producing MKRESFSEFEAERKSCPYCPAVFESGVGLSNHVRGHLHRVGLSYNARHVVSAAQVASQDKMPRIRRRMGAVRHIKTETALQLTEAQDELTCPLCREWFDTRTGLSNHVRGHLKRLKKAFSTTAAKSPVLVLKELMRDKKQFQARVQALQKKSRESRSVKHVGLISSNGLFYSSTAKVQSFRRGGKQQGPVSSQSGEERREKKRVETKDGVKGSPSSDLIGILKKRKTHEETKVKSPSQTARKAIHISPTKERGMGIQIHKALPNSISDKSDLNRKVCVHCNATFHSGVSLSNHLRAYARRKRNALLEGTTYDCKQRKQRSRSGSKKKTHPSLHMPEEIYRLTCRFCDLVFQGPLSVQEDWIKHLQRHIMNTSVPHTGAGMVEVTSFPKDPSMDREEQAQPTLTQAAC